From Medicago truncatula cultivar Jemalong A17 chromosome 7, MtrunA17r5.0-ANR, whole genome shotgun sequence, a single genomic window includes:
- the LOC25497635 gene encoding receptor-like protein kinase ANXUR2, whose translation MFVKYSKHESSSNKKCPTVIEELCHQFSLEELRKSTNNFAEDRKIRKSLFSIVYKGYLKHSGETEYPIEVKRMRNLSDEWKFKKEIELHSKLHHPNLRSFIGFCDHKDEKILVYEYMLNGSLYDQLRSRNMESLSWKKRLEICIGAAKGLHYLHTGTKRTVFHCDIKPQTILLDKNMVPKLSHLGFSLQGKLSKSNPKPVKVDTLIGTLFYMAPEYVRTNTFTDKCDVYSFGMVLLEAVCTNYKYTIFDKMNVLDNPNIFLERPNEVAKFLERFAAYEIIDPILMRLIAPWCLKVFMDVMKKCLNIDPNERPAMGEVEVELEHALALQEETDDGKMNGG comes from the exons ATGTTTGTAAAATATTCGAAGCATGAAagttcatccaataaaaaatgTCCAACAGTTATAGAAGAGCTATGTCATCAATTTTCTCTTGAAGAACTTAGGAAATCAACCAATAACTTCGCTGAAGATcgaaaaattagaaaatcacTATTCAGTATAGTGTACAAAGGTTATCTCAAACATAGTGGTGAAACTGAGTATCCAATAGAAGTGAAGCGGATGAGAAATTTATCCGACGAATGGAAGTTCAAGAAGGAAATTGAACTCCACAGTAAGCTTCATCACCCGAATTTGAGGTCTTTTATAGGATTCTGTGATCATAAAGATGAGAAAATTCTTGTGTATGAGTACATGTTAAATGGATCTTTGTATGATCAGTTACGTTCAAGGAATATGGAATCACTCTCATGGAAGAAAAGGCTTGAAATATGCATCGGAGCTGCTAAGGGACTACACTACCTTCACACTGGAACAAAGCGCACGGTTTTTCATTGTGACATAAAACCTCAAACCATTCTTTTAGATAAGAATATGGTACCAAAACTCTCACATCTTGGATTTTCTTTACAAGGGAAGCTTTCTAAGTCAAATCCAAAACCAGTTAAAGTTGACACCCTTATCg GTACATTGTTTTACATGGCACCAGAGTATGTCCGAACCAATACTTTCACAGATAAATGTGATGTTTACTCCTTTGGTATGGTTCTACTTGAAGCAGTATGTACAAACTACAAATATACCATCTTTGATAAGATGAACGTATTAGATaatccaaatatatttttagaacgGCCGAATGAAGTAGCTAAATTTTTGGAGAGGTTTGCAGCTTATGAGATTATTGATCCCATTCTCATGAGATTGATTGCGCCGTGGTGTTTGAAGGTGTTCATGGATGTCATGAAAAAATGCTTGAATATAGACCCAAACGAAAGACCAGCAATGGGCGAGGTTGAGGT